A portion of the Sphingobacteriales bacterium genome contains these proteins:
- a CDS encoding Crp/Fnr family transcriptional regulator, which produces MQKRFEKPRCGECKVRFLNYFNMLSPEDLLELSVEKTSILYSKGQNIYYEGSYPNGLYCLNSGRVKIFRNGTDGREQIVRVVSPGDVFGIKSLIEGKKYSTTACAIEDSVVCFINNRRMFHLFMKYPNLTNQLLVKLSRMLEEAEQKMTSIALKSVKERVAETLLHIYNTFFQAEPNGSRDIKISREDLASLVGSATETVIRVLSELKDENIIEIECRTIRILDLKTLTRIARVQE; this is translated from the coding sequence ATGCAGAAAAGGTTTGAAAAACCAAGGTGCGGTGAATGTAAAGTCAGGTTTTTAAATTATTTCAACATGCTTTCTCCGGAAGATTTGCTGGAGTTAAGTGTTGAAAAAACATCCATTCTTTATAGCAAGGGACAAAATATTTATTATGAAGGAAGTTATCCGAATGGTTTATATTGCCTGAATTCAGGCAGGGTGAAAATATTCAGAAACGGTACTGATGGGCGGGAACAAATTGTCCGTGTCGTTTCTCCCGGAGATGTTTTCGGCATAAAATCATTGATTGAAGGGAAAAAATATTCTACAACTGCCTGTGCCATAGAAGATTCTGTCGTATGTTTTATCAATAACAGAAGGATGTTTCATTTGTTTATGAAATACCCGAATCTGACCAATCAGTTGCTGGTAAAACTTAGCAGAATGCTCGAAGAAGCTGAACAAAAAATGACTTCAATAGCTTTAAAATCTGTAAAAGAAAGGGTGGCGGAAACGCTTCTTCATATATACAATACTTTTTTTCAGGCTGAACCAAATGGCAGCAGAGATATTAAAATTTCAAGAGAAGACCTGGCAAGTCTGGTAGGTAGTGCAACCGAGACAGTCATCAGGGTTTTATCTGAACTTAAAGACGAAAATATCATCGAAATAGAATGTAGAACCATACGTATTCTTGATTTAAAAACACTCACCAGAATAGCAAGAGTACAGGAATAA